A section of the Lodderomyces beijingensis strain CBS 14171 genome assembly, chromosome: 2 genome encodes:
- a CDS encoding mitochondrial 54S ribosomal protein mL59, with protein MSALTSKEAFAKLPQKLHNFFIKHPPRPFAQYKDGPSTTTDPIKNPFYPNKHLETGRWHSPHYSRRRSADLFKMAKKFGIQDLLPPTPRKFHDEKYNNNKWMMGMVQPAGRANQAELDEKFRKRAEAIKNMDQIITEVRPSYKKLLRKRKEKEPKWY; from the coding sequence ATGTCTGCGTTAACTTCCAAAGAGGCATTTGCAAAGCTTCCCCAGAAATTGcacaattttttcatcaagcaTCCGCCTAGACCATTTGCACAATACAAAGACGGACCATCGACAACTACTGATCCCATCAAGAACCCATTTTACCCCAATAAACATCTAGAAACAGGTAGATGGCACAGTCCCCATTATTCGCGTCGAAGATCGGCCgatttgttcaagatgGCAAAGAAGTTTGGCATTCAGGACTTGTTGCCGCCTACACCGAGAAAATTCCACGatgaaaaatacaacaataacaagtGGATGATGGGTATGGTCCAGCCTGCTGGACGCGCGAACCAGGCTGAGTTGGATGAGAAGTTCAGAAAGAGGGCCGAGGCTATAAAGAATATGGACCAGATCATCACGGAGGTGAGACCTAGTTATaagaagttgttgaggAAGCGTAAGGAGAAAGAACCTAAGTGGTAttag